From Calliphora vicina chromosome 3, idCalVici1.1, whole genome shotgun sequence:
gatagggtgttggtctatcatgatccgtggtcataacctttaacagtgcgagttctgatagagaaatttaaatttttaggaaattttattttttttttggaggatgaatgtaaatttcttggaaatgggagaatatgggcagatgaatcttgctggaatatttagatagggtgttggtctatcatgatccgtggtcataacctttaacagtgcgagttctgatagagaaatttaaatttttcgaaaatttaaaatttcttgggaggatgaatctaaatttcttggaaatgggagaagatgggcagatgaatcttgctggagtatttagatagggtgttggtctatcatgatccgtggtcataacctttaacagtgcgagttctgatagagaaatttaaatttttagcaaattttatttttttttttggtggatgaatgtaaatttcttggaaatgggagaagatgggcagatgaatcttgctagaatatttagatagggtgttggtctatcatgatccgtggtcataacctttaacagtgcgagttctgatagagaaatttaaatttttaggaaattttattttttttttttggtggatgaatgtaaatttcttggaaatgggagaagatgggcagatgaatcttgctggaatatttagatagggtgttggtctatcatgatccgtggtcataacctttaacagtgcgagttctgatagagacatttaaatttttaggaaatttaaatttcttgggaggatgaatctaaatttcttggaaatgggagaagatgggcagatgaatcttgctggaatatatagataggatgtttgtctatcatgatccgtggtcataacctttaacagtgcgagttctgatagagaaatttaaatttttcgaaaatttaaaatttcttgggaggatgaatctaaatttcttggaaatgggagaagatgggcagatgaatcttgctggaatatttagataggatgtttgtctatcatgatccgtggtcataacctttaacagtgcgagttctgatagagaaatttaaatttttcgaaaatttaaaatttcttgggaggatgaatctaaatttcttggaaatgggagaagatgggcagatgaatcttgctggaatatttagataggatgtttgtctatcatggtcaTTGGTCagaacctttaacagtgcgagttctgatagagaaatttaaatttttcgaaaattttaaatttcttgggaggatgaatctaaatttcgtggaaatgggagaagatgggcagatgaatcttgctggaatatatagataggatgtttgtttatcatggtccgtggtcataacttttaacagtgcgagttctgatagagaaatttgaatttttaggaaatttttttttttttttggaggatgaatgtaaatttcttggaaatgggagaagatgggcagatgaatcttgctggaatatttagatagggtgttggtctatcatgatccgtggtcataacctttaacagtgcgagttctgatagagaaatttaaattttccgaaaatttttttttttttttggaagatgaATCTagatttcttggaaatgggagaagatgggcagatgagtcttgctggaatatttagataggatgtttgtctatcatggtcattggtcataacctttaacagtgcgagttctgatagagaaatttaaatttttcgaaaattttaaatttcttgggaggatgaatctaaatttcttggaaatgggtgaagatgggcagatgaatcttgctggaacatatagataggatgtttgtctataATGGTcagtggtcataacctttaacagtgcgagttctgatagagaaatttaaatttttaggaaatttaaatttcttgggaggatgattctaaatttcttggaaatgggagaagatgggcagatgaatcttgctggaatatatagataggatgtttgtctatcatggtccgtggtcataacctttaacagtgcgagttctgatagagaaatttaaatttttaggaaatttaaatatcttgggaggatgaatctaaatttcttggaaatgggagaagatgggcagatgaatcttgctggaatatttagatagggtgttggtctaaaatggtccgtggtcataacctttaacagtgcgagaaTTTATAGATCATCTGTCCCACTATAATATTCAGTGGTCATAATATTTAACAGAGCTTGTTTCTACAAAAACTGCGAGAGAGATTGGCATATaatattgaaaatcaaaaagcACTCATACAAGAATAATTCTCAAAGAGGACGCTTGCGTAGctttttatgaatgttttttgtttttaaaaattgagttACTCTCTACGTTTCAATTTGTAGCAATATGTATTTTCATACTTATGGTTATGGTtatggtttacgtggtagttcactacgtgcgaacaatcaagtagagtcgaagggaccccgtttttCATACACTCactgttttgtttttctattattttattatacatacatattatggtATTCGCGATATATTgtaattattgttctcttaaacatataaaatgttgtatattttataaCCCATTACTAAAATGAGTTTATTATAatcttaatttttgtaattataaactataaattctttaaaaaaaattgatactgaaaaataatgatttttttaatttgcagtttcattaaaaaactaTCTAATTCAGACTTTTTTATGGTGAGATAAATATCATATCACATTAATTGGtatcaaataatataaaacattttcaaaagtttagatttttgcacaattcaattaaattcttaaaacaacaaatgtttattattgcaTAATTTAATACCCATACTATTGTTGCTGTTAAATTTTGATCGTTTCATTTTTTTGTGAATGATTTCGTGTGTGtatgaaaaaaatccaaaatgacAGTTACAATTCATACTGTTGATTGTTTCTGTAGTTGTGTACAAAATCAAAGACAAATTTCCTACAATTTATTATACTCCTCTCATTTCTTTTTTACTCTATATTAAAGATGCCACATATGTCAATTCAAGAAATTTAgaatcatcctcccaagaaatttaaatttcctaaaaatttaaatttctctatcagaactcgcactgttaaaggttatgaccacggatcatgatagaccaacaccctatctaaatattccagcaagattcatctgcccatcttctcccatttccaagaaatttagattcatcctcccaagaaattttaattttcctaaaaatttaaatttctctatcagaactcgcactgttaaaggttacgaccacggaccatgatagacaaacatcctatctatatattccagcaagattcatctgcccatcttctcccatttccaagaaatttagattcatcctcccaagaaattttaaatttcctaaaaatttaaatttctctatcagaactcgcactgttgaAGGTTATGACCATGGACCATTATAGACCAACACCTTACCTAAATATTCCAGAgagattcatccgcccatcttctcccatttccaagaaatttagattcatcctcccaagaaatttaaatttcctaaaaatttaaatttctctatcagaactcgcactgttaaaggttatgaccacggaccattatAGATAAACATCCTATCTATatgttccagcaagattcatctgcccatcttctcccatttccaagaaatttagattcatcctcccatgaaatttaaaattttcgaaaaatttaaatttctctatcagaactcgcactgttaaaggttctGACCAAtgaccatgatagacaaacatcctatctaaatattccagcaagattcatctgcccatcttctcccatttccaagaaatttagattcatcttccaaaaaaaaaaataaaatttcctaaaaatttaaatttctctatcagaactcgcactgttaaaggttatgaccacggaccatgatagacaaacatcctatctatatattccagcaagattcatctgcccatcttctcccatttccaagaaatttagaatcatcctcccaagaaatttaaatttcctaaaaatttaaatttctctatcagaactcgcactgttaaaggttatgaccacggatcatgatagacaaacaccctatctaaatactccagcaagattcatctgcccatcttctcccatttccaagaaatttagattcatcctcccaagaaattttaaattttcgaaaaatttaaatttctctatcagaactcgcactgttaaaggttatgaccacggatcatgatagaccaacaccctatctaaatattccagcaagattcatctgcccatcttctcccatttccaagaaatttacattcatcctccaaaaaaaaataaaatttcctaaaaatttaaatttctctattagaactcgcactgttaaaggttatgaccacggatcatgatagaccaacaccctatctaaatataccagcaagattcatctgcccatcttctcccatttccaagaaatttagattcatcctcccaagaaattttaaatttcctaaaaatttaaatttctctatcagaactcgcactgttaaaggttatgaccacggaccatgatagacaaacatcctatctatatattccagcaagattcatctgcccatcttctcccatttccaagaaatttagaatcatcctcccaagaaatttaaatttcctaaaaatttaaatttctctatcagaactcgcactgttaaaggttacgaccacggaccatgatagacaaacatcctatctaaatattccagcaagattcatctgcccatcttctcccatttccaagaaatttagattcatcttccaaaaaaaaaaataaaatttcctaaaaatttaaatttctctatcagaactcgcactgttaaaggttatgaccacggatcatgatagaacaacaccctatctaaatattccagcaagattcatctgcccatcttctcccatttccaagaaatttacattcatcctcccaagaaatttgaaattttcgaaaaatttaaatttctctatcagaactcgcactgttaaaggttatgaccaatgaccatgatagacaaacatcctagctaaatattccagcaagattcatctgcccatcttctcccatttccaagaaatttagattcatcttcaaaaaaaaaaaaatttttttcggaaaatttaaatttctctatcagaactcacACAGCTAAAagttatgaccacggatcatgatagaccaacaccctatctaaatattccagcaagattcatccgcccatcttctcccatttccaagaaatttagattcatcctctcaagagatttaaatttccgaaaaatttaaatttctctatcagaactcgcactgttgaAGGTTATGACCATGGACCATTATAGACCAACACCTTACCTAAATATTCCAGAgagattcatccgcccatcttctcccatttccaagaaatttagattcatcctcccaagaaatttaaatttccgaaaaattttaatttctctatcagaactcgcaccgttaaaggttatgaccacggatcataatagaccaacacccttcctaaatattccagcaagattcatccgcccatcttcgcCCAATTTCCAGGAATTTAGATTCATTCATCcattataagtaaattttaaaaattccgaaaaaatgtaaaaatatgtttgacatttatgatttgacttagtttttggaaaaagcgGGAGATGAGTTCCCGTTTCCAACGTGAGTGGTCCATTTGGTCCAACCGTGTGattattattccattttgaatacaccTACCTTGATTTCCAATGTTTAACAGTGCTATGTTAGCCTTTAAACAGAACTCTGTTAACTCAACTGGTTTGTGTCTagggttataaatttcgaaatttaacttcacacacatgCTCTGACTTCatatttgaagaaataaggACCGATTATGCCACTAAACCGCACCGctgcatttttctggatgtaatggagtccATTGTGGATTGATCTGACTCCTTatgcaacaattttatttattaacaaaacccaTTAAGCCTATAATGAACCACATCGCTGTACATTATTGAGCGATATAAGTTGCGCGAATCGATGACTAATTTTTGTGATCACTTTCTGgccaaaatttaacataaaaaactcaaaaatctaaaattcttattaactttgtaaataagcgtttaatgcaGGAAAGTACATCGATATCTgataactcatatttctgaccaaaaatcgattttcatatgaaaaagctcaaaaatctaaaatccttaataactttgtaaataagcgtttaattgagaaaaggagatcgatctgtgatcacctatatttcgtaccaaaaatcgatttgtctattaataacttcaaaaatctaaaatccgaTCTAAatgatcgatctgtgatctgtGATCGATCTGAGATCACCCATATTtcgtactaaaaatcgatttttcatattaataaaatcaaaaatctaaaatccttattgattttgtaatcaagcaagcgtttaatggagaaaagatcgatctgtgatcactaatatttttgacCATAAATTTGATGTTTCATATGAAAaagctcaaaaatataaaatccttaataactttgtaaataagagtttaatcgaTCCAAGAActtgtgtttcattaaaaaagtcAATGGCCCCCTCGTATTATTTTCAGAGTCCATACGTGATCGATTCATTGATTTAACTAATAAAAGTGCAGAAAAGCtagtttcatttaaatatgtCAACAACTTCCTAATATATTAGcaaagttaaatttaatttcaattatttcttcTTGGAATACTACAGGTATTTCATCAACAATCATTAAGCCGCTGACGctgattttaaaacaattgtttcAGATTGTGTATCAATTTTCGGAAAGTTTGAAATAATACATATCAAAAAGTTCTAAATTCTACTCATAgagtaacatagagacgagacgtagttttcaaaaacctaagtcagttgcaacaacaaaatacatgtaagtctatttattttgtttttgtatcagacatatgatttgttgtatttttgtttgacaaaacggagtatctcgtctctatgtgtatttctctatgattttactatttttaaaagtcAACGCAACTCATACAAATTCTGgcgttgatttaattttttatttatattgaaaacaaaaactaatttttaaattatttatattttgtttgtgttttcctTATAAAACTATCACTTGATACCGGTATTTAGAAAATAATGCCTTAAATTTCTGTTAAACTCTGCTActgaaacattttattataacagttaataactgttataaaaataacagtaaacggtaaaaataaaatcaacaaaataaaaagcatACCTTATGGCGCGCAAATAAACAActaattaaatagaaataaaaacaaacacaaataattacagtggttttttataataaatcatatgtatatttttttttattcaattattttattaatttaataaaattcaactaAAAACATTCCTGAGTATCTAGCGTAAACAACAAATCGTTAACAGTCAATTAATTTACTTCTTCAACAAAAGAGGAGCAGTGTAGGGAGCAGCTACGTAAGGAGAGGCAGCAGCATAAGCAGCGTAAGGAGCAGCAGCGTATGGAGCAGCAACGTATGGTGAGGCAACATAGGGAGAGGCTACGTAAGGAGAAGCAACGTAGGGTGAGGCGGCAGCAACATAAGGAGAGGCAGCTACATAGGGAGCAGCAAAGTTACCATGATATTCCTGGGAGACAACAGCGCTGCCAGCAAAAGGAGCAGTATAAGCCAAAGGAGCAACAACACCGGGTTTAGCAGCAACGCAGGCGATGACGGCCATCAAGACAATAGCGGCgaatttgaacattttgatTTGTTTAGAGTTGTTAAGTTGTGATttgcaaaagaaaacaaattgaaCTGTGATAATCACACAATTTAGTGGTCATTATATAGCAAAGCAATTttggaattattatttttttttatattattttgatgTTAAAGCAAAAGAAGAAGCAACAGAACCTTGTTGAATACATACAAGTatgtacaaatatgtatatgtctGGTGatagtggtggtggtggtgatgGACAGTCAAGCAATTTGTAATTTGGTAAGAGAATTCCTTGAGAAAACCCCCACATTAGTAGAGGTATAATAAACTATAATGtattaaacacaaacaaaactgaaaataataataaatatttaaagacagtctgttgtttttttttggcattaaaCCAACTTTATTTAGTTGGTTTGGtcaatttaaattgataaaactaaacaatggcaattttcaattcaaatcacGTACATACAATACGTTCCTTCTTTAGAtttgaaatacaataaataaataaaagtaagtaGTAACACAGTAGCCTATTAGTACTTATTATGTATAGTGCTGttatcaattattttatttaagtttttttttatataattttttatttgtttgtatatgtatatctttCTTTCAAGGTcttgtttttttcatataaaaaaatagaattctttatataaattcagttttatttatttattttgtaccgGAAATGTAAGAATGTCTGTTTctactttcttttttttattataaagttgtttattttctttacgaTTTACTGTTGACTTtagtgaagaaaaaaaatttagaaaaagaagCAGAAGCATCATTAAATGTTGTAGAGGCAataatttaaaaggcatattgATAAGTTCTTTATAAATATGGATATAAAAATGTGGcatacaactttaaaaaaacatgCATTATGATGTGCAGTTATATCTTAAATTCgtattgttttttattcataaaaatctTGTACAATTGTGGTGGTTATCAGTCTAAAATAAAGCGGCTGGATTTATTTGCATTTACtcgtatatttttcttaatatttttttgttttattgacaAAGTTCAGTCTCAAGAATACACTGTTAAAAAACTTGAGCAAAATGTGACATAAAAATATGCCAGAGAATTTAATCGACTTCATTGCACGCTTTAACaagttattaatattaatttaaattcagaattaaatgaagaataaatatttaaaagttttggaaCTATGATAAGAACAACTTATTggaagaaaattgaaaattgatttgtattttaaatgttgCTGCTAGAAATCTGTGTACAGTTTTTGAAACATACTAGTCTATAACGTACCCCAGCAGGTCTAGGacactgtcccgaactagtgatttttccTATCTTTTCCCATTTGGATTACAATGCCACTGTCAGTTcatttactagctacctaactggttacttgatcagctacataactagttattttaacatgttatGTAGCAAGTAGAATCTAGTTGACCTCAAACAGTAAATTAAAAAGACCTCTCACGGAAAATCCAATAATctattgtttgtaaaaaaaacttcattcaACAACTCCcaaatagattacttctggtggctAAAATACCTACTTTTTAAAATGCTGTATAAAATAATCGTTTGCAGTTACTACACTATGGGTTACTAGCAgtcactaaagtgacaattgactttgtACTAACAAAGCGTCAtctgcgggaagttttgctttacttctttaatttgaaaaatgtgccgctgaagcacacagattgcttaccaaagcttatgctgaatgtgtttcatcggtttcaacgcgAGATATGGTTTGGGtggttcagaagtagtgattttttAGTGACGGAatacaaatatcgcccaggctaAACACAGAAGTTTGCAGACCACATAATAAAGgctgttgtcaaactcaacaagagtttgcaaactcattgggagctactcaagcagcaattaaaaaacgtttttgagcatcaggattcatccagggagcaaaagggtcctatgaactgctgaaatctgaccagactttTACAGGGAAACTATACCGAACGCaacagattcgtttgaagcgaacattggccgaaaaacgcccagacatgacaccgtaatattccatcatgtcaacgctaggccacatcttccaatacctgttaaaaactattatatgaaacgcattatatgaaaaaacgtacaaatttgtcaaagtgggcaaagtttgtggaacttctgaggagtaaataaaggttttttatataagtatttgatactgttgaaaacattatgacctgaggattgatattttagtaaaattaaataattttataaaattttgggacttcatttaccataaaaactaaaaaactttcatatggtgactttccacgaataaaaatataaaatttgatttaatgtaaaattttaacggttaaagatatcataccaaaattgggaactaatttagatccaaatgtccttaaattaatgacattataatttttgacattttttattttcaaataccgaaattcctaaaacggggaaaatgtgttccaaaaactgagtttttttagaaaagtgcctactgtgacgctatttaccgtgtgatagtaaaacaactttctaagtatttaaacaacatatagggttatacaaatacggaactttttcgaggatcggtgctttgcctttttagaattttttactgaaacctaaatattttttttaaaattgtccaagtttggataggtctgagggatactgtgtccgcttaagtgagcccaattttactttacatgcttttgcattaagttttctttccggaacatataaaaattgtatatagtcccaaagaaaatttgtttctacaaaagaaaaaatatagggacttttttaggaaaaatcgtaaaaaattaggcccattttacatgttccaactttggatgcgtgtaattttttacacggacgagacaactgttaccaagttttttttattttatttagaattttattgccaatatag
This genomic window contains:
- the LOC135953125 gene encoding uncharacterized protein LOC135953125, whose amino-acid sequence is MFKFAAIVLMAVIACVAAKPGVVAPLAYTAPFAGSAVVSQEYHGNFAAPYVAASPYVAAASPYVASPYVASPYVASPYVAAPYAAAPYAAYAAASPYVAAPYTAPLLLKK